The bacterium genome includes a window with the following:
- the rplQ gene encoding 50S ribosomal protein L17 — MKHHKKRRTFNRPKNQRVALLKSLARSLVLENGITTTSAKAKELRPFIEKLVTESKKGTVASRRTVMTRIGSAEAVKKLHDEYSKRYASRAGGYTRIVRLGRIGKRVADMSRIEFVA, encoded by the coding sequence ATGAAGCACCACAAGAAACGCCGAACATTCAACCGACCTAAGAACCAGCGCGTTGCGTTGCTTAAGTCGCTTGCGCGCTCCTTGGTGCTTGAGAACGGCATCACGACCACTTCTGCAAAGGCAAAGGAACTCCGTCCGTTCATCGAGAAGCTCGTCACCGAGTCGAAGAAGGGCACGGTCGCCAGCCGCCGAACCGTCATGACCCGCATCGGTTCTGCTGAGGCGGTTAAGAAGCTTCACGACGAGTATTCGAAGCGCTACGCATCGCGTGCAGGCGGATACACCCGCATCGTACGCCTCGGTCGCATCGGTAAGCGCGTCGCGGACATGTCTCGTATTGAATTCGTCGCATAA